In one window of Puniceicoccaceae bacterium DNA:
- a CDS encoding DUF3568 family protein yields the protein MHCVTLIALLTLPILHTGCVAVAAVGAGAGAYAVMRGSLDSHVQAGFEETLIAVRTALPRTGLVKVKELSDQHSAKLTFRDAVDTRITLQLTEQTRDLTEVRIRVGAMGNESRSIQILQAIHRSLEGEQ from the coding sequence ATGCATTGCGTGACCCTCATCGCACTGCTGACCCTCCCCATCCTGCACACAGGCTGTGTGGCGGTCGCCGCGGTGGGTGCAGGGGCGGGTGCCTATGCCGTCATGCGCGGCTCCCTCGACTCACACGTGCAGGCAGGATTTGAGGAAACACTCATCGCTGTGCGCACAGCGCTACCACGCACTGGACTGGTGAAAGTCAAGGAACTCAGTGATCAACACAGCGCAAAGCTAACCTTTCGGGATGCGGTGGATACGCGCATCACCCTCCAGCTCACCGAACAAACCCGCGACTTGACCGAAGTGCGTATTCGGGTGGGTGCCATGGGCAATGAGAGTCGCTCGATCCAGATCCTTCAGGCCATCCACCGAAGCCTCGAAGGAGAACAGTAA
- a CDS encoding lysylphosphatidylglycerol synthase transmembrane domain-containing protein has protein sequence MAKTIWFPILKWLVSLSLLTWLYLSIDWPAFLALLTQANPVFLILGLLLTVLNTLLCAYKWKLFLKADQLDQRLGYLFISYWIGSFVSLFLPSNIGGDSYRIVDVGARTRQGVRSFTSVFADRLTGFIALSIIGLIGGALGYARIQRVEVILILLAFAALLTVLLILTLDPRWMRLFLRLSRLNRIAAVEKAHLSFSETLRAYGHQPGVLVQTLLLSFAFHWIYITIVYCYSHFLGLDLDYLNVVLFIPIIAIFEALPISVYGIGVRDTAYVFFFSLAGLPAEQALALSFVFVVSNVLYASLGGIWLLMRRGQTATR, from the coding sequence ATGGCAAAAACGATCTGGTTTCCCATCCTCAAGTGGCTTGTCAGCCTCTCCCTGCTCACTTGGCTCTATCTCAGCATTGACTGGCCAGCCTTTCTCGCGCTGCTCACCCAGGCCAATCCGGTATTCCTCATTCTGGGACTGCTGCTGACGGTCCTCAACACCCTGCTCTGTGCCTACAAATGGAAACTGTTTCTCAAGGCAGACCAGCTGGATCAGAGACTCGGCTACCTGTTCATCAGTTACTGGATCGGCTCGTTTGTCAGTCTCTTCCTGCCCTCGAACATCGGCGGTGACAGTTATCGCATCGTGGATGTGGGTGCGCGCACCCGCCAGGGCGTTCGCTCCTTCACCTCCGTCTTTGCAGATCGACTCACTGGCTTCATTGCGCTTTCGATCATCGGATTAATCGGCGGTGCACTGGGATACGCACGCATCCAGCGCGTGGAAGTGATCCTCATCCTGCTCGCCTTCGCCGCACTGCTGACTGTGCTGCTGATCCTGACGCTGGATCCCCGGTGGATGCGGCTCTTTCTTCGCCTGAGTCGCCTGAACCGCATCGCGGCTGTTGAAAAAGCCCACCTTAGCTTCAGCGAAACCCTGCGTGCCTATGGTCACCAGCCGGGAGTGTTGGTGCAGACCCTGTTGCTCTCTTTTGCCTTTCACTGGATCTACATTACCATTGTCTACTGCTACAGCCATTTTCTTGGGCTGGATCTCGACTACCTCAACGTGGTGCTGTTCATTCCCATCATCGCCATATTTGAGGCCCTTCCGATCTCTGTGTATGGCATTGGAGTGCGCGACACGGCCTACGTCTTTTTCTTCTCCCTGGCAGGACTTCCCGCCGAACAGGCGCTGGCCCTCTCCTTTGTGTTTGTGGTCAGCAACGTGCTCTACGCCAGCCTGGGTGGTATCTGGCTGCTGATGCGTCGCGGTCAAACCGCAACAAGGTGA
- a CDS encoding acyltransferase — protein sequence MQSQPQPGEAHKLKNLTQARQSAFRTYRSLMYGNCGLLHLIKCELIVLICGSLPGALGLLLRSKLYPLMFRKVGRKVVFGRNLTLRHSHKIEIGDGVIIDDNAVLDAKGESNAGIRLGHRVYIGRNTVVYCKNGNITMGDQVNISSNCQIFSSNELTFGNGVVVGAFSYFLSGGEYDPKDPTPFAQQSGMCTKGPLTIGNNVWVAAHVSVLDAACIGDDCVIGAGAVVNKPIPRNSIAVGVPARVVSAMR from the coding sequence ATGCAATCCCAGCCACAACCGGGCGAAGCCCACAAGCTGAAGAACCTGACACAGGCGCGGCAGTCCGCCTTTCGGACTTACCGCTCCCTGATGTATGGGAACTGTGGCCTGCTTCACCTGATCAAATGTGAGCTGATTGTGCTGATCTGCGGTTCCCTGCCGGGTGCGTTGGGATTACTGCTGCGCTCAAAGCTCTATCCGTTGATGTTTCGCAAGGTGGGGCGCAAGGTGGTGTTTGGGCGCAACCTGACTTTGCGGCATAGCCACAAGATCGAAATCGGCGATGGCGTCATCATTGATGACAATGCCGTGCTGGATGCGAAGGGCGAGTCCAACGCCGGCATCCGCCTCGGACATCGGGTCTACATCGGGCGCAACACCGTGGTCTATTGCAAAAATGGCAACATCACGATGGGGGATCAGGTCAACATTTCCTCGAACTGCCAGATCTTTTCCTCAAACGAACTGACGTTTGGCAACGGCGTTGTGGTCGGCGCATTTTCCTATTTTCTGAGTGGTGGGGAATACGACCCGAAGGACCCCACACCCTTTGCACAGCAGAGTGGCATGTGCACAAAAGGACCGCTAACGATCGGAAACAACGTCTGGGTCGCTGCCCATGTCAGCGTGCTTGATGCTGCCTGCATTGGCGATGATTGTGTCATCGGTGCCGGGGCCGTCGTCAACAAACCCATCCCCCGCAACAGCATCGCCGTTGGCGTGCCCGCCAGGGTCGTCTCCGCGATGCGCTAG